In the Glycine max cultivar Williams 82 chromosome 6, Glycine_max_v4.0, whole genome shotgun sequence genome, TAATCTCTAAATCTAACATATTTACttaatatatcatcaaaattatgtttgaaCCGAAAACCAAATTGGCGGATGAAGGaagcaaaattacaaaattttgtcTCTTTGATTTGGCATTGGCAGGGAAACTGTTACAGAATACTGCACAATAATTAGGGAATTGGGGTTGAGGATACAGGAATACATATCAGAGAGTTTGGGCCTAGAAAAAGACTACATAAAGAATGTATTAGGGGAACAAGGGCAGCACATGGCTGTGAACTACTATCCACCATGCCCAGAACCAGAACTTACCTATGGATTGCCAGGGCACACTGACCCAAATGCACTTACAATTCTGCTTCAAGACCTTCAAGTTGCTGGCCTTCAGGTTCTCAAAGATGGCAAGTGGCTTGCCGTTAGTCCCCAACCTAATGCCTTTGTCATTAACATTGGCGATCAACTTCAGGTAATTCTAACTAACTACTACCTCTTTTATTATGTATGTGCAAGCCTTATTTCTTGGGAGCATTCACTCCTGCATACACACCTAACCTAACTTGTTTCCTAACCCCATATAGTCATTTCTTaaactaatattaattttgatagataaataacatttattttagagATTTAGTAGAATAGTAGAGGTATTACATATACTAGTGGGTGCCACACTTGACTTTTCATTAAAGATATAAGTACTTGGCATAATAGGGGCCAGAAATAAAGATTTCAACTTTTTAcgaaataaaaacagaaaaaatattttataaaaactaaaatcaaaatttgtttattacttttacatgaaataaaaatatatttgagtgTTAGAAACATTCTGTCTCCCATTTCTTTCCTTGTAAAGTGATTTGATACTTTTAATGCAGTGTAAAGGGGTGCAAGACATAAATAAGTGATGTCAACCTAACAGTACTTGAAGTTTTATTTAGCTTGATTTAGCTTTTCACATTGCATGTGTGCTTACTTTTTATGGTGGAGCCTAGTCTGGCAATGGAGCTGGCGCATGGCCTACACCCATGTGGGCTTTATGTGTTTGGGTCTCAATAAGCCCAAGTTAGATAATTTAGATAAGGTCAATTATTTATAGCTAGAATTGGATAAAAGCATATGACAAagactataatatttttttttatcctttgaaATTGAACATGATGCTAAGAAGTTTATAACACTCATACATCTTACTCAAACAACTGAACTAGATCTCCTTGTGCAAAGCCAACAATATGActacataaaaagaaaatatcagaCTAAAATGACTATACTTTTTACAAGAGCAGTTATATTTACAAATGGACGATAACATTAATATGTTATTAGTCAAATTTAGTTTTATCATCATAGACACAATGGGGGATCTGGGGACACAAAATGGAAATGTTGCAAAACTCCTTAGATATCATATATTCTCACCTCGGGTTTTGCTACCCTCACCACCCACGTAAAAATGAATTTCAtctcttttacatttttttgaaaaaagttgGGGCTAGAATAGCAATGTAGAGGGTGAGAAAAAGAACTCCCATATCATACAGGTTTCTCTAGTGGGCTAGATCTTGTTGTCTTCAGAATTTAGCCCATTATCGTAACAACCAATTTGATCATTGCCCTTGAGTGCTTCGCAGGCTTTGAGTAATGGGCTTTATAAGAGTGTGTGGCACCGTGCTGTTGTCAATGTTGAGAAACCAAGGCTTTCTGTGGCTTCATTTCTTTGTCCAAATGACGAGGCATTGATAAGCCCTGCAAAACCACTCACCGAACATGGATCCGAAGCCGTATACAGAGGATTTACATATGCAGAATACTATAAGAAGTTTTGGAGCAGGAACTTAGACCAAGAACACTGTTTGGAACTTTTCAAGAACAAGTAACCCTTTAGGTGTGATTGGCAAGAACCAAAATAATGCTAATAAGAGTATTCTTTATAGTTTGTTTTTCACTGCTTTTGCCGTTTTATTGTTAGTGCATTTGGTGATGGCAAATTATAGTTTGTTACACAACTTCAATATGTCAGAGTCAGACGCTCATCATTTCTCGTGTGGTCATATTAATATAGCTGCAAGACCGAACTGcttattattttgattcatgTGGAACAAGTTACATTTCCCAAGAAGCAATCGTACTCTAGTAGCTTTATCTTGGGAAGATAAAATGGCATGTAATATTCATATGTTGAACCTTCAAAATTTCCTAGCGCTGCTCATGCATTCTTGGTCATAGAGAAGCGCTACGGAAAAGTATCTTAAATTTGGAACTTTATTTTTGTCACAATTCTGAGAATTATGTTTCACAAAATATCTGTATCATGGGTTGGTTGCTATCTTTTATACACCTGGAGATAATGCGTTTGCTCTTTATTATGACGTTCTGTTCATTCAAAAAGATAATGGATTTGCCACCAAAGAAAATTATAACCATGGTTCAGTGGAATTTCATTACTCTAATGTACGTATGTATTGGTAATATACCTGTTAATCAACGGAAAAAGGGTTGACATTAAGGAGGAAACAcagaactatatatatatatataatccacAAAATGAAACTTGTTATTTGATATTGGCAGTCTACATTGAACTTGTTCATTATTCTTTTCCTAAGAGAAAATTACGTTTTTCCGGGAAAGCTTTGGAAAGTAGCACCACAACCACAACCTCAATCTCAAAACCCAAATGCAGCTTGACATGAATCCATGCCAAAGAACTTAAATCTTTTTGAGAAATTCCATGATGTTGGTATTGAAAGCACAGCAAACAACTCGGAAACCTTGGAATCCAGACCCTTTGGCCAGAGCCTCAAACTCTTTCTCTGTTCTCTCTTTCCCACCTGGATTATGTGCCAACATGATCACATCGATGTGAACCACACCTTTTGTGGCCAAGCTAGAGTCTGGAGCCACTGGAAGAATGCATTCTGCCACAATCACCTTCCCATTGTCTGGTAGTGCCTCGTAGCAGTTCTTCAAAAACTTCAAGCAGTGCTCATCACTCCAATCGTGGCAAATCCACTGAATGTATAAATGATATTATAAGTCATTAACACAAACAAGTGAAACATGATTTTGTGGTACCAAAAAGTAACGGCTCAAAACTCGATTCTGAGAAAAGAAAACCTTGAAAGGGATTTTCAACTAAATATTACTAAACATTTAATCAAATGGACTTTAGTTAGTGAGCAAAATAGCAAAGGCCTTTCTAGAGTAGGTAAGACATTGAAAGGATTCAGAGTTTAATATTCACCTTCATAAAAATAGCATCAGCTTTCGGAACACTCGCAAACATATCTCCACCTACATGCTCCACTCCTACACGAAAACATCAATGCCAATTTTAATGTTAGGTAACTACTAACCAAACAATATTATTCAAATACACAATGCATAACACTATCATGTAACAACTGTTGACAATGCTAGGTAAACTAATATATGCAGGCATTGCAGGGCCTCCAAACTTGACATGATGATGATGCAATTTACAATACCAGGATAAGATGGGGCATCTTCAATGACATGAGGCAAATCAAAATTAATGCCCTTAATAGTGGGATGCTTTGAGACAATCATGTTGATTACAGCTCCAGTCCCACCACCAACATCAACCAGAGATTTAAGACTCTCAAAACCTGTGTAGGTCTCAAGAATTTTCTTCATTGTGATGGTAGAGTGATCAGCCATTCCCTTGTTGAAAACCTTGTTAAACCTTGGATCTGTTCCATGGTACTCAAAGGCTGTCATTCCATAAGCCTTGTTAAATGGAATGCCTCCTTCAAGGACTGCATCTTTCAAATAGTACCTACAAGAACACAATAGTGCCAACCCCTGATTTAACTGTCTATCATATAgtttagtttcattattttaaaacatcacCGTGCTCATGTTCCAACTCTTCTTAATTGTTTAGTCCAGGTCAAGATCACATAAAGTCACTTTGGGCGAAGTTGATACATTTAATTAGCCATATAGTATGATATAAAGTCCCTACAAATAGTACTAATATCAATTGTTAGTAGCCatgtatcattttttattacttttatatatatatatatatatatatatatatatatattaatctttcaaaaatttatttcaattcaaattctaatgataactagtttgattttattcaaatgataaattaactttttttaatattcataatGACATTCCTTTTAACAAAGCCATCATagttaaaatatgtatatttggtTTCATTCAACTCCCGTCGCGTCATGTAGAGACATGTGAAGAAAACACGATTGGTAATGGTTGAGTATTGACAAAATAATTAGTTGGACCAATATGGAATTGTCTTGCTGTTCATATTGAAAGCCTCAAGAAAAATACTACTACTGCTGCTGCCGTTTGTTATTCACAGTCACACTTGCCACGCAATTGGTGTTTTTGTGGTTGGTGAAATGGTGACCTCATCATAGTGGGGGGTCCCGCTTGTCATTATATAATTTGGGGTTCTGACTTTTGGCAGAATGCCAGTGGACAATCGTCCTTAATATAATGAAAGTAGTTTAACTTAATCTTCTGCATTTTCTATGTCTAAAATCCTACTCCACCTTATCAATCATAAgttaattaacaatcaactcGTGTTTGTTTCTTAACAAAataccttatttatttattaattaaatgaaaatccataattaatttactaatataACTAAGATGGAAAAAAACTGCAGGCTACGTGTAAGTGACGGATGTTGAGAGGCAGGCAGGGTCCTATCCCCCTCTTGCTATTTCTTATTTATAGGTGTATATGTATTTTTAAGTTGAtaaagtataaaattgtgtaaaattaattttatatgatgattaatgttaaatagtataaaattataaaaaattatttttgattgt is a window encoding:
- the LOC100805464 gene encoding protein DOWNY MILDEW RESISTANCE 6; its protein translation is MDIKVLSSGVQYSNLPESYIRPESERPRLSEVSECEDVPIIDLGSQNRAQIVHQIGEACRNYGFFQVINHGVALEAAKEMEEVAHGFFKLPVEEKLKLYSEDTSKTMRLSTSFNVKKETVRNWRDYLRLHCYPLEKYAPEWPSNPPSFKETVTEYCTIIRELGLRIQEYISESLGLEKDYIKNVLGEQGQHMAVNYYPPCPEPELTYGLPGHTDPNALTILLQDLQVAGLQVLKDGKWLAVSPQPNAFVINIGDQLQALSNGLYKSVWHRAVVNVEKPRLSVASFLCPNDEALISPAKPLTEHGSEAVYRGFTYAEYYKKFWSRNLDQEHCLELFKNK
- the IMT1 gene encoding myo-inositol-O-methyltransferase, producing MGSTGETQITPTHVSDEEANLFAMQLASASVLPMILKSALELDLLEIIAKAGPGVHLSPTDISSQLPTQNPDAPVMLDRILRLLACYNILSFSLRTLPDGKVERLYGLAPVAKYLVKNEDGVSIAALNLMNQDKVLMESWYYLKDAVLEGGIPFNKAYGMTAFEYHGTDPRFNKVFNKGMADHSTITMKKILETYTGFESLKSLVDVGGGTGAVINMIVSKHPTIKGINFDLPHVIEDAPSYPGVEHVGGDMFASVPKADAIFMKWICHDWSDEHCLKFLKNCYEALPDNGKVIVAECILPVAPDSSLATKGVVHIDVIMLAHNPGGKERTEKEFEALAKGSGFQGFRVVCCAFNTNIMEFLKKI